The Thermobispora bispora DSM 43833 genome window below encodes:
- a CDS encoding acyl-CoA dehydrogenase family protein: protein MPLDFTDEQKAFAEAVREFCRREVGTKEQRDKLTDGGREAHSMELNRKIAELGWAAINLPEEYGGAGGDHVDLCILLEELARGMAPLPWLGTTLIVGGIYNRFAAEPLKRAVLGRIAEGAAMAISISEPEAGSDAAAITCRAERTSDGWVINGQKTWCTNAHAADGILLVARTSQGEKKHHGLTMFHVPRETPGLTIKPIDTMNGPEVNDLYFTDCVLPEDAVVGEVDAGWRQLMVGLDTERLILAANTLGIAERAFDDCLEFVRERRQFGRPVGSFQAIKHRLADLATEIEYARLLVYSVARQADDPDRTRPLTRESSMAKLKATEVAKAMALEGMQMMGGYGYSTEFTMVQHVRMALGATIYGGTNEIQREIIGRSFGL from the coding sequence ATGCCCCTCGACTTCACCGATGAGCAAAAGGCCTTCGCCGAGGCGGTCCGTGAGTTCTGCCGCCGGGAGGTGGGCACCAAGGAACAGCGCGACAAGCTGACCGATGGTGGCCGCGAGGCCCACAGCATGGAACTCAACCGCAAGATCGCCGAACTCGGCTGGGCGGCGATCAACCTCCCCGAGGAGTACGGCGGAGCCGGCGGCGACCACGTCGATCTGTGCATTCTCCTCGAGGAGCTCGCCCGGGGCATGGCACCCCTGCCGTGGCTGGGCACCACGCTCATCGTCGGCGGCATCTACAACAGGTTCGCCGCGGAACCCCTCAAGCGAGCCGTGCTCGGCCGGATCGCCGAGGGGGCGGCGATGGCGATCTCGATCTCGGAACCGGAGGCCGGCTCCGATGCGGCGGCGATCACCTGCCGCGCGGAGCGCACCTCGGACGGCTGGGTCATCAACGGGCAGAAGACGTGGTGCACCAACGCGCACGCCGCGGACGGCATCCTGCTCGTCGCCCGGACGTCGCAGGGGGAGAAGAAGCACCACGGCCTGACGATGTTCCATGTGCCGAGGGAGACCCCCGGGCTGACGATCAAGCCGATCGACACCATGAACGGGCCCGAGGTCAACGACCTCTACTTCACCGACTGCGTGCTCCCGGAGGACGCCGTGGTCGGCGAGGTCGACGCCGGGTGGCGGCAGCTCATGGTCGGTTTGGACACCGAGCGCCTGATCCTGGCGGCGAACACGCTGGGCATCGCCGAGCGGGCGTTCGACGACTGCCTGGAGTTCGTGCGCGAGCGTCGGCAGTTCGGGCGGCCCGTGGGATCGTTCCAGGCGATCAAACATCGCCTGGCCGATCTGGCCACCGAGATCGAGTATGCGCGCCTGCTGGTCTACTCGGTGGCCAGGCAGGCGGATGACCCGGATCGCACCCGGCCGCTCACCCGGGAGTCGTCCATGGCGAAGCTCAAGGCGACCGAGGTCGCCAAGGCGATGGCCTTGGAGGGCATGCAGATGATGGGCGGCTACGGGTACTCCACGGAGTTCACCATGGTCCAGCACGTCCGGATGGCCCTGGGCGCCACCATCTACGGCGGGACCAATGAGATCCAGCGTGAGATCATCGGCCGGTCGTTCGGCCTCTGA
- a CDS encoding ABC transporter permease encodes MTATATPAIGRTARPAAGGALAGTGLLLRFALRRDRVRIPVWLAALVLGTVWPVTAFREVYPTEAARQAAAATMNSPAGLAFSGPAHYLSDYHYGSMVSHQVLGFLAIFVGIMSVLLVIRHTRAEEEAGRAELIRAGVVGRHAPLAAALILATAVNLALGLLLTVAVGSTGLEGVTWEGSLLYGAANTAAGITFAGVAAVTAQLTEHSRGASGMGLAVVGAAYLVRAAGDSADSGLSWASPIGWIQQTFAYLDDRWWPLLLNLSTAAVLTAIGFRLSLRRDLGAGMRAARRGRPAASPMLTTPLGFALRLHRGMLIGFAAGMVALGASYGTFLGDIEEMFRDVELLRNAMAQLGGATVTDLYVTMVMTILAIVAAIHVVLTTLRPRSEETSGRAASVLATGLSRTGWLGSHLAVAVVGGPVLTVLSGLAFAAAGAPVAEDGGLLGKLLAASAAYTPALWVTAGFAVALVGWLPRATALAWVLVAYAGVIGYFGMILDIPDWLTNLSPFSHIPRLPVDEFRWAPLLILTAIAAGLIAAGLYGFRRRDLDSK; translated from the coding sequence ATGACCGCGACCGCCACCCCCGCCATCGGCCGTACGGCCAGGCCGGCCGCCGGAGGCGCCCTGGCCGGAACGGGCCTGCTGCTGCGCTTCGCCCTGCGGCGCGACCGCGTCCGCATCCCGGTGTGGCTCGCCGCTCTCGTGCTCGGCACGGTGTGGCCCGTGACCGCCTTCCGGGAGGTGTACCCGACGGAGGCCGCGCGGCAGGCCGCGGCCGCCACGATGAACAGCCCGGCCGGGCTGGCGTTCTCCGGGCCGGCGCACTACCTGAGCGACTACCACTACGGCTCGATGGTGAGCCACCAGGTGCTCGGCTTCCTGGCGATCTTCGTCGGGATCATGAGCGTGCTCCTGGTTATCCGGCACACCCGGGCCGAGGAGGAGGCGGGGCGGGCCGAGCTCATCCGGGCGGGCGTGGTGGGGCGGCACGCACCGCTCGCCGCGGCGCTGATCCTGGCGACCGCGGTGAACCTCGCCCTCGGGCTTCTGCTCACGGTGGCCGTCGGGTCGACCGGGCTGGAGGGGGTGACCTGGGAGGGGTCGCTGCTGTACGGCGCGGCGAACACGGCGGCCGGGATCACGTTCGCCGGGGTCGCGGCGGTGACCGCGCAGCTCACCGAGCACTCCCGGGGCGCGTCCGGTATGGGCCTCGCGGTGGTCGGGGCGGCCTATCTCGTGCGGGCCGCCGGTGACTCCGCGGACAGCGGGCTGTCGTGGGCCTCGCCGATCGGCTGGATCCAGCAGACCTTCGCCTACCTCGACGACCGGTGGTGGCCGCTGCTGCTGAACCTGTCCACGGCGGCGGTGCTGACCGCGATCGGGTTCCGGCTCAGCCTGCGCCGCGATCTCGGAGCCGGTATGCGGGCCGCCCGGCGGGGACGGCCGGCCGCCTCCCCCATGCTCACGACCCCGCTCGGCTTCGCGCTGCGCCTGCACCGGGGCATGCTGATCGGCTTCGCCGCCGGCATGGTCGCGCTCGGCGCCTCGTACGGGACGTTCCTCGGCGACATCGAGGAGATGTTCCGGGACGTCGAGCTGCTGCGGAACGCGATGGCGCAGCTCGGCGGGGCCACGGTCACGGACCTCTACGTCACCATGGTCATGACGATCCTCGCGATCGTCGCCGCGATCCACGTGGTGCTCACGACGCTGCGGCCGCGTTCGGAGGAGACCTCCGGCCGGGCCGCGTCCGTGCTGGCGACCGGGCTGTCCCGGACCGGCTGGCTGGGCAGCCACCTGGCGGTGGCCGTGGTGGGCGGACCGGTGCTGACCGTGCTGTCGGGCCTGGCGTTCGCGGCGGCCGGCGCGCCCGTCGCCGAGGACGGCGGCCTGCTCGGGAAGCTCCTCGCGGCCTCCGCGGCCTACACCCCTGCCCTGTGGGTGACCGCCGGTTTCGCGGTGGCCCTGGTGGGGTGGCTGCCCCGGGCGACCGCGCTGGCGTGGGTGCTCGTGGCGTACGCCGGGGTGATCGGGTACTTCGGGATGATCCTGGACATCCCCGACTGGCTGACGAACCTATCGCCGTTCAGCCACATCCCCCGGCTGCCGGTCGACGAGTTCCGCTGGGCTCCGCTGCTGATCCTCACCGCGATCGCGGCCGGGCTCATCGCGGCCGGGCTGTACGGCTTCCGCCGCCGCGACCTCGACAGCAAGTGA
- a CDS encoding amidase codes for MAEQQPVYWRIRDLTAAYAKGTLSPVEVTEALLARLDAVNAQLHAYITCTPELARRQAEEAAERYRRGERAPLLGVPVSIKDAFDLADYETTFGSLTCRGRIVRSDSGAVARLRRAGVVIPGKTNVPEFCHSATNENLLIPDTANPWDPSRTSGGSSGGAAASVGGGLATAALGSDGGGSIRIPAAFCGLVGFKPTTGTCPDERGFRAMTDFVTAGPLAWTVDDARVVTEVLAERRFARETPPRLRIGFCARPGGRPVEAPVRAAVERVARILADLGHDVVECDVPIGGWQEIFGPLVLDDELRERQHLLQRPELLTRYMLATLRAAARQTSADVARARERLVEFRRRVDRFFEDYSVVLTPTVATVAFPHRQRPTQIAGEDVDWLWGAFPFTAPFNVAATPAISLPAGLADGLPIGAQLVARCGADALLLNVAEELEEALGFDHRPVRERWMAETLAGTPK; via the coding sequence TTGGCTGAGCAGCAGCCGGTGTACTGGCGAATACGCGATCTCACCGCCGCGTACGCGAAGGGGACGCTCAGCCCGGTCGAGGTCACGGAGGCGCTGCTGGCGCGGCTCGACGCGGTCAACGCGCAGCTCCACGCCTACATCACCTGCACCCCGGAGCTGGCCCGGCGGCAGGCCGAGGAGGCCGCCGAACGCTACCGGCGCGGCGAGCGCGCGCCGTTGCTGGGGGTTCCGGTGTCCATCAAGGACGCCTTCGACCTCGCCGACTATGAGACCACGTTCGGCTCGCTGACCTGCAGAGGCCGGATCGTCCGCTCGGACTCCGGCGCGGTGGCCCGGCTCCGGCGGGCCGGGGTGGTCATCCCGGGCAAGACGAACGTGCCGGAGTTCTGCCACTCGGCCACGAACGAGAACCTGCTCATCCCGGACACCGCGAACCCTTGGGATCCCTCCCGTACCTCGGGCGGGTCCAGCGGGGGAGCCGCCGCATCCGTGGGCGGGGGCCTGGCCACCGCCGCGCTCGGCTCGGACGGCGGCGGGTCCATCCGGATCCCGGCGGCGTTCTGCGGCCTGGTCGGGTTCAAGCCGACCACCGGGACCTGCCCCGACGAGCGCGGCTTCCGGGCCATGACGGACTTCGTCACCGCCGGCCCGCTGGCGTGGACGGTGGACGACGCCAGGGTCGTGACCGAAGTGCTCGCCGAGCGGCGGTTCGCCCGGGAGACGCCCCCGCGGCTGCGCATCGGGTTCTGCGCCCGGCCCGGCGGCCGGCCCGTGGAAGCGCCCGTACGGGCCGCGGTCGAGCGGGTCGCCCGCATCCTGGCCGATCTCGGCCACGACGTCGTCGAGTGCGACGTCCCCATCGGCGGCTGGCAGGAGATCTTCGGCCCGCTCGTGCTCGACGACGAGCTGCGGGAGCGTCAGCACCTGCTGCAGCGTCCCGAGCTCCTCACCCGGTACATGCTGGCCACGCTCCGGGCGGCCGCGCGGCAGACGAGCGCCGACGTCGCCCGAGCGAGGGAGCGGCTGGTCGAGTTCCGGCGGCGCGTGGACCGGTTCTTCGAGGACTACTCCGTGGTGCTGACCCCGACGGTGGCCACGGTGGCGTTCCCGCACCGGCAGCGCCCCACGCAGATCGCCGGGGAAGACGTCGACTGGCTCTGGGGGGCGTTCCCGTTCACCGCCCCGTTCAACGTGGCGGCGACGCCGGCGATCAGCCTGCCGGCCGGCCTCGCGGACGGGCTGCCGATCGGCGCCCAGCTCGTCGCCCGCTGCGGCGCGGACGCGTTGCTGCTCAACGTGGCCGAGGAGCTCGAGGAGGCGCTCGGGTTCGATCACCGTCCGGTGCGTGAGCGCTGGATGGCGGAGACGCTCGCGGGAACGCCGAAATGA
- a CDS encoding MFS transporter, giving the protein MNTPQAPAFGTGQQKRAYVASLVGTTIEWFDFFIYATSATLVFSSIFFPQLDSRVGLLASFGTFGVAFLARPVGGFVFGHLGDRIGRRATLIATLSIMGGSTGLIGLLPTWEQIGVWAPILLTILRFLQGVAIGGEWGGAVLMSVEHAPKNRIRFYGSAPQVASPLALVLSTTVMYFVARLPNEDLMSWGWRIPFLTGFVLVVVGMMIRLGVEETTDFSEVKKAGAVQRNPIGNVLRTMPGRVLAGIGLQAAVIVLFYLITTYMLTLATNVHGFTRGDTLIILLIAGTIDLFAMLGFAVLSDRFPARRMFLIGSVFTAVFAFPMFLLFDSGNMLLMTIAFTVALVVGHAPTYAVVSSLTSDLQRGRAVQRLRRGRLGRPDPDRRHGTRAARRVRPLVAAAGPADRDRGDLDHLGARGPAEGTGRRGAGR; this is encoded by the coding sequence ATGAACACCCCCCAGGCCCCGGCCTTCGGCACCGGGCAGCAGAAAAGGGCGTACGTCGCCAGCCTGGTCGGCACCACCATCGAGTGGTTCGACTTCTTCATCTACGCGACGTCCGCGACCCTCGTCTTCTCCTCGATCTTCTTCCCCCAGCTCGACTCCCGCGTCGGGCTCCTGGCGTCGTTCGGGACGTTCGGCGTGGCGTTCCTCGCCCGGCCCGTCGGCGGTTTCGTCTTCGGTCACCTCGGAGACCGCATCGGCCGCCGGGCCACGCTCATCGCCACGCTCAGCATCATGGGCGGCTCGACCGGCCTGATCGGCCTGCTGCCGACGTGGGAGCAGATCGGTGTCTGGGCACCGATCCTCCTGACCATCCTGCGCTTCCTGCAGGGCGTGGCCATCGGCGGTGAGTGGGGCGGTGCCGTGCTGATGAGCGTGGAGCACGCCCCCAAGAACCGGATCCGGTTCTACGGGTCCGCCCCGCAGGTCGCCAGCCCGCTCGCCCTGGTGCTCTCCACCACGGTCATGTACTTCGTCGCCCGCCTGCCCAACGAGGACCTGATGAGCTGGGGATGGCGGATCCCCTTCCTCACCGGCTTCGTCCTGGTGGTGGTCGGCATGATGATCCGCCTCGGCGTCGAGGAGACGACCGACTTCTCCGAGGTCAAGAAGGCCGGGGCGGTCCAGCGGAACCCGATCGGGAACGTCCTGCGGACCATGCCCGGCCGGGTCCTCGCCGGCATCGGCCTGCAGGCGGCCGTCATCGTGCTCTTCTACCTCATCACCACCTACATGCTCACGCTCGCGACGAACGTCCACGGGTTCACGCGCGGCGACACGCTGATCATCCTGCTCATCGCCGGCACCATCGACCTGTTCGCGATGCTCGGGTTCGCGGTGCTGTCCGACAGGTTCCCGGCCCGGCGGATGTTCCTCATCGGCTCCGTGTTCACCGCCGTCTTCGCGTTCCCGATGTTCCTGCTCTTCGACAGCGGGAACATGCTGCTCATGACCATCGCGTTCACGGTCGCGCTGGTCGTCGGGCACGCGCCCACCTATGCGGTGGTGTCCAGCCTCACCTCGGACCTACAGCGGGGTCGCGCTGTGCAGCGCCTTCGCCGGGGTCGCCTGGGCCGGCCCGACCCCGATCGTCGCCACGGCACTCGTGCCGCCCGACGGGTCCGCCCACTGGTGGCCGCTGCCGGTCCTGCTGATCGCGACCGTGGTGATCTCGATCACCTCGGCGCTCGTGGTCCGGCCGAAGGCACCGGCCGAAGAGGAGCAGGGCGTTGA
- a CDS encoding acyl-CoA dehydrogenase family protein, which yields MARPDPRDFLGVEKLLSDEERMIAHTVREFVTDRILPEVAGWFERGEFPRELATEFGELGLLGMHLSGYGCAGLNAVSYGTACLELEAGDSGLRSFVSVQGSLAMFPIWKYGSEEQKQEWLPRMAAGEVIGCFGLTEPDAGSDPAGMRTVARRDGSDWVLNGTKMWITNGSIADVAIVWARADEGVRGFIVDTKTPGFTANTVRHKMSLRASVTSELVLDNVRVPGDAVLPGIVGLKGPLSCLNEARFGILFGAVGAARSCYEAALDYTLTRTQFGKPLAAFQLTQSKLADMLIRVNRAHLLALHLGRLKDAGELTPAQISFGKKDNVAQALHVAREARAMLGANGITLEYPVIRHMNNLESVYTYEGTNEVHTLVLGQSITGIGAFK from the coding sequence ATGGCACGCCCCGATCCCCGCGACTTCCTCGGCGTCGAAAAGCTGCTGAGCGACGAAGAGCGCATGATCGCGCACACGGTCCGGGAGTTCGTCACCGACCGGATCCTGCCCGAGGTGGCCGGCTGGTTCGAACGCGGTGAATTCCCCCGGGAACTCGCCACCGAATTCGGGGAGCTCGGCCTGCTCGGCATGCACCTGTCCGGGTACGGCTGCGCCGGGCTCAACGCGGTGAGCTACGGCACCGCGTGCTTGGAGCTCGAGGCCGGGGACAGCGGCCTGCGCAGCTTCGTCTCGGTGCAGGGCTCCCTGGCGATGTTCCCCATCTGGAAGTACGGCTCAGAAGAGCAGAAGCAGGAGTGGCTGCCGCGGATGGCGGCCGGGGAGGTCATCGGCTGCTTCGGCCTGACCGAGCCCGACGCGGGAAGCGATCCCGCCGGCATGCGCACCGTGGCGCGCCGTGACGGATCCGACTGGGTGCTCAACGGCACCAAGATGTGGATCACCAACGGCTCGATCGCCGATGTCGCCATCGTCTGGGCGCGCGCCGACGAGGGCGTCCGGGGGTTCATCGTCGACACGAAGACCCCGGGATTCACGGCGAACACCGTGCGGCACAAGATGTCGCTGCGGGCCTCGGTCACCTCCGAGCTGGTTCTGGACAACGTCCGAGTTCCCGGCGATGCGGTATTGCCGGGGATCGTCGGGTTGAAAGGCCCGCTCTCGTGCCTGAACGAGGCGCGTTTCGGAATTCTCTTCGGCGCGGTCGGCGCCGCGCGGAGCTGCTATGAGGCCGCGCTCGACTACACCCTCACCCGCACGCAATTCGGCAAACCGCTGGCGGCGTTCCAGCTCACCCAGAGCAAGCTCGCCGACATGCTCATCCGGGTGAACCGCGCCCACCTTTTGGCGCTGCATCTGGGCCGGCTCAAGGACGCCGGTGAGCTGACGCCCGCGCAGATCAGCTTCGGAAAGAAGGACAACGTCGCGCAGGCGCTGCACGTGGCACGCGAGGCCCGCGCCATGCTCGGCGCGAACGGGATCACCCTCGAATACCCGGTGATCCGCCACATGAACAACCTCGAATCGGTCTACACGTACGAAGGCACCAACGAGGTGCACACGCTGGTGCTCGGGCAGTCGATCACCGGAATTGGGGCGTTCAAATGA
- a CDS encoding TetR/AcrR family transcriptional regulator, with product MTEDGRSRRRRTFDDPDRTARARIRDAAIARFAAQGVAATNLKDIAADAGVSTPLVIHHFGSKEGLRAACDQYIASWIRERKTASMTAGKDLDPFLALRDALDGTPVIAYLARTIADGSPHVDQLIDEMVEDSLTYLAEGVEKGLIKPAENLREQASLICVWLLGALVLHKHVKRLLGIDLIEGDPHSLIKWMRINLEVLAKGVIAEDFYDTWRDALQAAEAQTAAERGDDADRETP from the coding sequence ATGACAGAGGACGGCCGGAGCAGGCGGAGACGAACGTTCGACGATCCCGATCGCACGGCGCGAGCCCGGATCCGGGACGCCGCGATCGCGCGTTTCGCCGCCCAGGGGGTGGCCGCCACCAACCTCAAGGACATCGCCGCCGACGCGGGGGTGTCGACCCCGCTCGTCATCCACCACTTCGGCTCGAAGGAAGGGCTCCGGGCCGCCTGTGATCAGTACATCGCCTCCTGGATCAGGGAGCGGAAGACCGCGTCGATGACGGCCGGCAAGGACCTCGACCCCTTCCTGGCGCTCCGCGACGCGCTCGACGGCACACCGGTCATCGCCTACCTCGCCAGGACGATCGCCGACGGTTCCCCCCACGTGGACCAACTGATCGACGAGATGGTCGAGGACTCGCTGACCTACCTGGCCGAAGGGGTCGAGAAGGGGCTCATCAAGCCGGCCGAGAACCTCCGGGAGCAGGCCTCGCTCATATGCGTGTGGCTGCTGGGCGCGCTCGTCCTCCACAAGCACGTCAAACGGCTGCTGGGGATCGACCTGATCGAGGGCGACCCTCACTCCCTGATCAAGTGGATGCGGATCAACCTCGAGGTCCTCGCCAAGGGGGTCATCGCCGAGGACTTCTACGACACGTGGCGGGACGCCTTGCAGGCAGCCGAAGCGCAGACCGCCGCCGAGCGCGGCGACGACGCAGACCGGGAAACGCCATGA
- a CDS encoding MaoC/PaaZ C-terminal domain-containing protein has product MFERRVHIDENLPALYRLTGDRHPVHIDPEVAASYGFDRPILHGLCTLGIAARELAAAADRRPWELKELSVRFAAPVFPGGTVNLVARPDDSGLAFEARSDAATVLSNGYARF; this is encoded by the coding sequence GTGTTCGAGCGGAGGGTTCACATCGACGAGAACCTTCCGGCGCTCTACCGGCTCACCGGCGACCGGCACCCCGTGCACATCGACCCCGAGGTGGCCGCTTCCTACGGCTTCGACCGGCCCATCCTGCACGGGCTGTGCACGCTGGGGATCGCGGCCCGGGAGCTCGCCGCCGCGGCGGACCGCCGGCCGTGGGAGCTGAAGGAGCTCAGCGTGCGGTTCGCGGCTCCCGTGTTCCCCGGCGGCACGGTGAACCTGGTCGCCCGGCCGGACGACTCCGGCCTGGCGTTCGAGGCGCGGAGCGACGCCGCAACCGTGCTCTCCAACGGCTACGCGCGCTTCTGA
- a CDS encoding RNA polymerase sigma-70 factor codes for MGGHAHRFGEHRDRLFAIAYRMLGRAGDAEDVVQDALLRWSAVNPAEVADPEAYLVRVVTRLAIDRLRSARARREEYVGPWLPEPIATTPDIAENVALTDTVSTAMLLLLESLSPLERAVFVLREAFGYSYGEIAEMVGRSEASVRQTARRAREHVERRRVRYDTDRTTWAEVTKRFLAAAAGGDLAGLMAVLAPEVTLISDGGGKAPAPRKPIVGVESVARALVTFAGRAPADPRAEIVELNGGPGIVVYSGTTPVAAITLHLAGGAVHTIHLISNPDKLTRLRPAG; via the coding sequence TTGGGCGGGCACGCGCACCGCTTCGGCGAACACCGGGATCGGCTGTTCGCGATCGCCTACCGCATGCTGGGCCGGGCCGGCGACGCCGAGGACGTGGTGCAGGACGCCTTGCTGCGCTGGTCCGCGGTGAACCCGGCCGAGGTGGCCGACCCGGAGGCGTACCTGGTGCGGGTGGTGACCCGCCTGGCGATCGACCGGCTGCGCAGCGCCCGGGCACGGCGGGAGGAGTACGTCGGGCCATGGCTGCCGGAGCCCATCGCCACCACGCCCGACATCGCGGAGAACGTCGCGCTCACGGACACCGTCTCGACCGCCATGCTCCTGCTGCTCGAATCGCTGTCGCCGCTGGAGCGGGCGGTCTTCGTGCTGCGCGAGGCGTTCGGCTACTCCTACGGAGAGATCGCCGAGATGGTCGGGCGCAGCGAGGCCTCGGTGCGCCAGACCGCCCGCCGAGCCCGCGAGCACGTCGAGCGGCGGCGCGTCCGGTACGACACGGACCGGACCACATGGGCGGAAGTGACCAAGCGGTTCCTCGCCGCCGCGGCGGGCGGCGACCTGGCCGGGCTCATGGCCGTGCTGGCGCCGGAGGTGACGCTGATCAGCGACGGCGGCGGCAAGGCGCCCGCACCGCGCAAGCCCATCGTCGGCGTGGAATCGGTGGCGCGGGCGCTGGTGACCTTCGCCGGCCGTGCGCCCGCCGATCCGCGTGCGGAGATCGTGGAGCTGAACGGCGGCCCCGGCATCGTGGTCTACTCGGGCACGACGCCGGTCGCCGCGATCACCCTGCACCTGGCCGGCGGGGCCGTGCACACCATCCACCTGATCAGCAACCCGGACAAGCTCACCCGGCTGCGACCGGCCGGTTAG
- a CDS encoding enoyl-CoA hydratase/isomerase family protein: MTGSAIVAHRLDGVLEIRLDRPERRNALSRALLRSLREMVEPMPADVGAVVLSATGPVFSAGADFADLTGTPSDLEFDRELSAACTALRNAPVPTVAAVSGPCIGAAVELALSCDLRVAGPQACFRVPAVELGLLYNPESIRRMHATLPRATVTRMLLLAERFDAVASVEAGIATHRADPDARERALELARSIAALPKAAVGATRRLLRELDEGRYADSLWQKVRVELLASPERRSLVAAARQRHVPSASSRPTE, from the coding sequence ATGACCGGATCGGCGATCGTCGCGCACCGGCTGGATGGCGTGCTCGAGATCCGGCTCGATCGGCCGGAGCGGCGCAACGCGCTCTCGCGTGCGCTGCTGCGATCGCTGCGCGAGATGGTGGAGCCGATGCCCGCGGACGTGGGCGCGGTGGTGCTGAGCGCCACCGGTCCCGTGTTCAGCGCGGGCGCCGACTTCGCCGACCTCACCGGAACGCCGTCGGATCTGGAGTTCGACCGCGAACTCAGCGCCGCGTGCACCGCCCTTCGGAACGCTCCAGTGCCGACGGTGGCGGCGGTCTCCGGTCCCTGCATCGGAGCCGCGGTGGAGCTCGCGCTCTCCTGCGACCTCCGTGTCGCCGGCCCGCAGGCCTGCTTCCGCGTGCCGGCGGTGGAACTGGGCCTCCTCTACAACCCCGAGTCCATCCGCCGGATGCACGCCACGCTGCCGCGCGCCACGGTCACCCGGATGCTGCTGCTGGCCGAGCGGTTCGACGCCGTGGCCTCCGTCGAAGCGGGCATCGCCACCCACCGGGCCGACCCCGACGCCAGGGAGCGGGCACTGGAGCTGGCCCGCTCGATCGCGGCCCTGCCCAAGGCGGCGGTCGGCGCGACGCGCCGGCTGCTCCGCGAGCTCGACGAGGGCAGGTACGCCGACTCCCTCTGGCAGAAGGTGCGCGTTGAGCTCCTGGCGAGCCCGGAGCGCCGGAGTCTCGTCGCCGCGGCCCGGCAACGGCATGTCCCGTCCGCCTCCTCCCGACCGACCGAGTAG
- a CDS encoding ABC transporter ATP-binding protein has protein sequence MTVAIATSGLVKTFGATRALDGLDLTVHAGEVHGFLGPNGAGKSTTIRILLGFIRADSGSVTVLGGDPWRDAVALHTRMAYVPGDVELWPNLTGGEIIDLLGRLRGGLNRKRRDELIERFNLDPSKKGRTYSKGNRQKVAIVAALASDAELLLLDEPTSGLDPLMEVVFQDVIREAKEAGRTVLLSSHILAQVEKLADRVSIIRKGRIVESGTLTEMRYLTRTSVEADTAAPVTGLDRLPGVHDAEVDGTRVRFSVDGAHLDGAIKHLSGFGIRALTCHPPTLEELMLRHYGDELTAETSGRPREGVRG, from the coding sequence ATGACCGTTGCCATCGCCACCTCTGGACTCGTCAAGACCTTCGGGGCGACGCGGGCCCTCGACGGGCTCGATCTCACCGTGCACGCCGGAGAGGTCCACGGCTTCCTGGGGCCGAACGGCGCCGGGAAGTCCACGACCATCCGGATCCTGCTGGGCTTCATCCGGGCGGATTCCGGCTCGGTCACCGTGCTCGGCGGTGATCCGTGGCGCGACGCGGTGGCGCTGCACACCCGCATGGCGTACGTGCCGGGCGACGTCGAGCTGTGGCCCAACCTCACCGGCGGGGAGATCATCGATCTGCTCGGCAGGCTGCGCGGCGGCTTGAACCGGAAGCGCCGTGACGAACTGATCGAACGGTTCAACCTCGACCCGTCGAAGAAGGGCCGCACGTACTCCAAGGGCAACCGGCAGAAGGTCGCCATCGTGGCCGCGCTCGCGTCCGACGCGGAGCTGCTGCTGCTCGACGAGCCGACGTCCGGCCTCGACCCGTTGATGGAGGTCGTGTTCCAGGACGTGATCCGCGAGGCCAAGGAGGCGGGCCGTACCGTCCTGCTGTCCAGCCACATCCTCGCCCAGGTGGAGAAGCTCGCCGACCGGGTCAGCATCATCCGGAAGGGCAGGATCGTCGAGTCCGGAACGCTGACCGAGATGCGGTACCTCACCCGGACGTCCGTGGAGGCCGACACCGCCGCCCCGGTGACCGGGCTCGACCGGCTGCCGGGGGTGCACGACGCCGAGGTCGACGGCACCCGCGTGCGGTTCTCGGTGGACGGCGCCCACCTCGACGGGGCGATCAAGCACCTGAGCGGGTTCGGCATCCGCGCGCTCACCTGCCACCCGCCGACGCTCGAGGAGCTCATGCTCCGGCACTACGGCGACGAGCTCACCGCCGAGACCAGCGGGCGGCCGCGCGAGGGGGTGAGGGGATGA